A DNA window from Nitrospinota bacterium contains the following coding sequences:
- a CDS encoding threonine synthase, whose product MSFVLGLKCRECSREYPKEPLHVCEYCFGPLEVVYDYEGIGRVISRESIEAGPNSMWRYRPLLPIDGEPAVGLHVGMTPMIRTKRLGKALGLNNLYVKNDSVNHPSWSFKDRVVSVAITKAREFGFEVVACASTGNLANSVAAMAAQAGLQSYIFIPADLEEGKVLGTLIYGANLIGVKGSYDDVNRLCSEIAANYHWAFVNINIRPYYGDGSKTYAYEVAEQLGWRAPDNIIVPVAGSSLIIKIDKGFKELASLGLIPEAACKVYAAQATGCSPVTTAIKEGEDFFRPVRPNTIAKSIAIGNPADGIYGIRVVKETGGWGEDVTDEELVDGMKLLAETEGVFTETAGGVVVAVARKLVKQGRIDSDDLTVLSITGHGLKTQEAVIGKIGTPLLIEPRLSSFVDMFNNPKKE is encoded by the coding sequence ATGAGTTTCGTCCTCGGTCTCAAATGTCGTGAGTGCTCGAGGGAGTATCCAAAAGAGCCCCTTCACGTCTGCGAATACTGCTTCGGCCCCCTGGAGGTGGTCTACGACTATGAGGGCATCGGGAGGGTCATAAGCAGGGAGAGCATCGAGGCCGGCCCCAATAGCATGTGGCGCTACCGTCCTTTGCTGCCCATCGACGGTGAGCCCGCCGTGGGGCTCCACGTCGGAATGACCCCTATGATCCGGACAAAACGCTTGGGCAAAGCCCTGGGGCTTAACAACCTCTACGTGAAGAACGACAGCGTCAATCACCCCTCATGGAGCTTCAAGGACCGGGTGGTCAGCGTCGCCATCACTAAAGCCCGGGAGTTCGGCTTCGAGGTGGTGGCCTGCGCCTCCACCGGGAACCTGGCCAACTCGGTGGCCGCCATGGCGGCTCAGGCGGGGCTCCAAAGCTACATCTTCATCCCCGCCGACCTGGAGGAGGGAAAGGTTCTGGGAACCCTCATCTATGGAGCGAATCTCATTGGTGTGAAGGGCTCCTACGACGACGTCAACCGCCTCTGCAGCGAGATTGCCGCCAACTATCACTGGGCGTTCGTCAACATCAACATCAGGCCCTATTACGGCGACGGCTCCAAGACATACGCCTATGAGGTCGCCGAGCAGCTCGGCTGGAGGGCGCCCGACAACATAATCGTCCCCGTGGCCGGCAGCTCTCTCATCATCAAGATCGACAAAGGGTTCAAGGAGCTAGCTTCCTTGGGGCTCATCCCTGAGGCCGCGTGCAAGGTCTACGCGGCCCAGGCGACCGGCTGCAGCCCCGTGACCACGGCGATCAAAGAGGGGGAAGACTTCTTCCGGCCGGTCAGGCCCAACACCATCGCCAAGAGCATCGCTATCGGAAACCCCGCCGACGGAATCTACGGCATCCGGGTAGTCAAGGAGACCGGCGGATGGGGCGAGGATGTAACCGACGAGGAGCTCGTCGATGGCATGAAGCTGCTCGCCGAGACGGAGGGCGTCTTTACCGAGACGGCAGGCGGCGTTGTCGTAGCGGTGGCCCGCAAGCTCGTCAAACAAGGGCGCATAGACAGCGATGACCTCACCGTGCTCTCCATTACCGGCCACGGCCTAAAGACTCAGGAGGCCGTTATCGGAAAGATCGGCACTCCTTTGCTCATCGAGCCGAGACTCAGCTCGTTCGTCGATATGTTTAATAACCCCAAGAAGGAGTAA
- a CDS encoding MoaD/ThiS family protein, which yields MAITVRIPTPLQGLTQNRAEVDAKGSNIKELVEDLDRQYPGIKERICDETGAIRRFVNIYLNDEDIRFIDGDSTAVREGDDVSIIPAIAGGSC from the coding sequence ATGGCTATCACGGTGCGCATACCCACACCTCTTCAGGGCTTGACGCAGAACCGGGCCGAGGTCGATGCCAAGGGCAGCAACATCAAGGAGCTTGTGGAGGACCTTGATCGGCAGTATCCAGGCATCAAAGAGCGCATCTGCGACGAAACAGGCGCCATCCGCCGGTTCGTCAACATCTACCTGAACGATGAGGACATCAGGTTCATCGATGGAGACTCAACTGCGGTCAGGGAGGGCGACGACGTCTCGATTATCCCCGCCATCGCGGGCGGCTCGTGCTAA
- a CDS encoding sulfurtransferase produces MTHRDTKISIDKKTSVSYGKRPYRARAVGLLGCAGLFISLLVFGATSWTTLTAWAAGYPNDRLLVDTTWVAEHGKDEGVRILDVRPIGEYMQGHIPGAAHFDVAQVRVERGGVKGMLPPPEVLNAIFGDHGISRENTVVLYDGKGGLWASRLFFALDYMGHPDARLLNGGWLKWSRERRPVTRAPARVEPATYRGRPDPEKLADASWIVAHLNDPTVKSLDTRSAGEYLGKDVRSARGGHIPGAVNVNWVENVSGPSMGFKSADELQAIYTKAGLTPDKEVVPYCQSHVRGSHSYFVLKLLGYKKLRGYDGSWNEWGNRSDLPLGK; encoded by the coding sequence ATGACACACCGGGATACGAAAATTAGTATAGATAAGAAGACGTCGGTGAGCTACGGCAAGAGGCCCTACCGTGCAAGGGCTGTAGGGTTGCTTGGATGCGCGGGGCTCTTCATCTCCTTATTGGTATTTGGGGCGACGTCCTGGACCACCCTGACGGCCTGGGCGGCCGGGTATCCCAACGACCGGCTCCTGGTTGATACTACCTGGGTGGCCGAGCACGGGAAAGATGAGGGAGTGCGAATCCTCGACGTGCGACCTATTGGAGAGTACATGCAGGGTCATATCCCCGGGGCGGCTCACTTCGACGTGGCCCAGGTTAGGGTCGAGCGTGGCGGCGTAAAGGGAATGCTTCCTCCGCCTGAGGTGCTCAACGCCATCTTCGGCGACCACGGGATCAGCCGAGAGAACACTGTTGTCCTATACGACGGGAAAGGAGGGCTTTGGGCCTCGCGCCTCTTCTTCGCCCTGGACTACATGGGCCACCCCGACGCCCGCCTCCTAAACGGCGGGTGGCTGAAGTGGTCCCGTGAGAGACGGCCCGTAACCCGGGCCCCTGCGCGCGTGGAGCCGGCCACCTACCGCGGACGGCCCGACCCCGAGAAGCTTGCCGACGCCTCCTGGATAGTTGCCCACCTCAACGACCCGACCGTAAAATCCCTCGATACCCGGAGCGCGGGCGAGTATCTAGGCAAGGATGTTCGATCCGCCCGGGGAGGCCACATCCCTGGGGCCGTGAACGTCAACTGGGTCGAGAACGTAAGCGGACCGAGCATGGGCTTCAAATCCGCCGACGAGCTCCAGGCCATCTACACCAAGGCCGGGCTCACGCCGGACAAAGAGGTGGTGCCCTACTGCCAGAGCCACGTACGGGGCAGCCATTCCTACTTCGTCCTCAAGCTTTTGGGTTATAAGAAGCTCAGAGGCTACGACGGATCGTGGAATGAGTGGGGAAACCGATCGGACCTACCTTTGGGTAAGTAA
- a CDS encoding sulfurtransferase — protein sequence MNPMDDNPLLVETAWLDLRRRDQDLVILDTRRRTQYLMGHIPGAVSFPMRKVTDERFWSPGFLPSEEELRRRLGLAGFRRDDYLVVYDDGDGLAASRVFWALDYLGHPRVSLLNGGFSKWSYEGRGRSLRRHKRPKASYEGSPVQQRLVGAEWIHHRLASGHELVLIDCRSADEYTGARRKAARCGHIPGAVHVEWTRNLRETGPCPVFRDREELLALYQGAGADDGLPLVTYCQAQVRGSHTYFVLRWLGFKAVYGYEGSWGEWGNDPQMPIATGDEPGRIVETREGERGKAPF from the coding sequence ATGAACCCTATGGATGATAATCCACTACTGGTGGAGACCGCCTGGCTCGACCTCAGGCGGAGGGACCAAGATCTAGTGATCTTGGATACGCGGCGACGGACTCAGTATCTGATGGGACACATCCCGGGGGCGGTGAGCTTTCCCATGCGGAAAGTCACCGACGAGCGCTTCTGGAGCCCTGGCTTCCTCCCCAGCGAGGAGGAGTTGCGGCGGCGTCTGGGCTTGGCCGGATTCAGGCGCGACGATTATCTCGTGGTCTACGATGACGGGGACGGACTGGCAGCTTCCCGCGTCTTCTGGGCTCTTGATTACCTTGGCCACCCTAGGGTTAGCCTCCTAAACGGTGGGTTTTCCAAATGGAGCTACGAGGGCCGGGGGCGCAGCCTTCGCCGCCACAAGAGGCCCAAGGCATCATATGAGGGGAGCCCAGTCCAGCAAAGGCTTGTGGGAGCTGAGTGGATCCACCACCGGTTGGCCAGCGGCCATGAGCTAGTCCTCATCGACTGCCGCTCAGCCGACGAATACACCGGAGCCCGCCGAAAGGCTGCCCGCTGTGGGCACATTCCCGGAGCCGTTCACGTTGAGTGGACGCGCAATCTGCGCGAGACGGGGCCCTGTCCCGTCTTTAGGGACCGCGAGGAGCTTTTGGCCCTCTACCAGGGAGCGGGGGCCGACGATGGTTTGCCTCTGGTCACTTACTGCCAGGCCCAGGTTAGAGGGTCGCACACCTACTTCGTGTTACGCTGGCTTGGGTTTAAGGCGGTCTACGGCTACGAGGGCTCGTGGGGCGAGTGGGGCAATGACCCCCAGATGCCCATTGCCACCGGCGACGAGCCGGGACGCATTGTGGAGACCCGTGAGGGGGAAAGGGGCAAAGCGCCCTTCTGA
- a CDS encoding cysteine synthase family protein yields the protein MLHARGPMLNAPQDRACHILELIGNTPLLRLNHLGRAFPRVEIYAKAEWINPGGSIKDRPALKMLEVAEETGELTKDKTILDSTSGNTGIAYAMIASIKGYRVELVMPANVSEERKKIVTAYGANIIYSSALEGSDGAQLKAKRLLEEYPEKYFMPDQYNNEANSLAHYETTGPEILEQTEGTITHFVAGLGTSGTLMGTGRRLKEFNPDIQLIAVEPKHALHGLEGLKHMESSIVPQIYDRSFHDELIPVKTEDGYDMARRLAHEEGLFIGHSSGAVMVAVLEVASRIKEGVVVTVFPDGGDRYISTNF from the coding sequence ATGTTGCACGCCAGAGGCCCAATGCTGAACGCCCCGCAGGATAGGGCGTGCCACATCTTGGAGCTGATAGGCAACACCCCGCTGCTGCGCCTCAACCATTTGGGGAGGGCCTTTCCCCGCGTGGAGATTTACGCCAAGGCGGAATGGATAAACCCGGGAGGCAGCATCAAAGACAGGCCCGCGCTTAAGATGCTTGAGGTGGCCGAAGAGACGGGCGAGCTGACAAAGGACAAGACCATCCTCGACTCCACGAGCGGGAACACCGGCATTGCCTACGCCATGATAGCCAGTATCAAGGGCTACAGGGTCGAGCTCGTCATGCCAGCCAACGTCAGTGAGGAGCGCAAAAAGATAGTCACCGCATACGGGGCCAACATCATATACTCCAGTGCCTTGGAGGGCTCCGACGGAGCCCAGCTCAAAGCCAAGCGCCTCCTGGAGGAGTATCCTGAGAAATACTTTATGCCCGACCAATACAACAATGAGGCCAATTCGCTCGCTCACTACGAGACGACGGGGCCAGAGATTCTCGAGCAGACCGAAGGGACCATCACCCACTTCGTTGCTGGCCTCGGCACGAGCGGAACCCTCATGGGCACCGGCCGTCGACTAAAAGAGTTCAATCCCGACATCCAGCTCATCGCCGTCGAACCGAAGCACGCCCTCCACGGACTGGAAGGCTTAAAGCACATGGAGAGCTCCATCGTCCCGCAAATATACGATAGAAGTTTCCACGACGAACTCATCCCCGTGAAAACCGAGGATGGATACGATATGGCCCGCCGGCTGGCTCATGAAGAGGGGCTGTTTATCGGCCACTCGTCCGGCGCCGTGATGGTGGCGGTACTGGAGGTGGCCTCAAGGATCAAGGAGGGTGTGGTGGTCACTGTCTTTCCCGACGGAGGCGACCGCTACATTTCGACCAATTTTTAG
- a CDS encoding NIL domain-containing protein yields the protein MAERFVDLTVPEAMIKEPIIYSLGQQFDVVPNIFRADVTPTTGWAILQLEGEESEIERAIEWLQGHGITVKVGGEELLQARDEAEGS from the coding sequence ATGGCCGAACGATTCGTTGACCTGACGGTCCCGGAAGCCATGATAAAAGAGCCGATTATATATTCCTTGGGTCAGCAGTTCGACGTGGTCCCCAACATTTTCCGAGCCGACGTTACCCCAACGACCGGATGGGCGATCCTTCAGCTCGAGGGGGAGGAGTCTGAGATCGAGCGTGCCATCGAGTGGCTCCAGGGCCACGGCATCACCGTGAAGGTCGGAGGGGAGGAGCTGCTTCAAGCTCGCGACGAGGCCGAGGGCTCGTAA
- the moeB gene encoding molybdopterin-synthase adenylyltransferase MoeB, whose product MRAEFTEEEIRRYGCQMVLPEVGDVGQAKLRAAGVLIIGAGGLGSPVAIYLAAAGVGRLGIVDSDEVELSNLHRQILHTEEAVGRPKVESAQTMLGEVNPLVEVQTHPMRLQAANIEALIAGYDVVVDGSDNFPTKFLVNDACVFAEKPLSLAGIHRFEGQVMTIVPGQGPCYRCIFIEPPPEGAIPSCEEAGVFGAVAGLAGCIQAVEVVKLILGIGEPLVGSILRIDTLRGSFRTVPVNRNPNCPVCSEEATITTLVDQSLVCSE is encoded by the coding sequence ATGCGTGCAGAGTTCACAGAAGAAGAGATCCGTAGGTACGGTTGCCAGATGGTCCTGCCCGAGGTGGGCGACGTCGGCCAGGCAAAGCTCCGGGCCGCCGGTGTGCTCATAATCGGGGCTGGGGGTCTGGGCAGCCCTGTAGCCATTTACCTCGCGGCTGCGGGTGTGGGGAGACTCGGTATAGTGGACAGTGACGAGGTGGAGCTGTCGAACCTACATCGGCAAATTCTCCACACCGAGGAAGCCGTTGGCCGGCCCAAGGTTGAAAGCGCCCAGACTATGCTTGGGGAGGTCAACCCCCTGGTGGAGGTGCAGACCCATCCCATGCGCCTTCAGGCGGCCAACATTGAGGCCCTCATCGCCGGCTACGACGTCGTGGTGGACGGGAGCGACAACTTTCCGACCAAGTTCCTCGTCAACGACGCGTGCGTCTTCGCCGAAAAACCTCTCTCGCTGGCTGGTATTCACCGCTTTGAGGGCCAGGTGATGACCATCGTTCCAGGCCAGGGGCCCTGCTATCGGTGCATATTCATCGAGCCGCCCCCCGAGGGGGCCATCCCCAGCTGCGAGGAGGCCGGAGTCTTCGGGGCCGTGGCGGGCCTGGCCGGGTGCATTCAGGCGGTTGAGGTCGTAAAACTCATTCTGGGGATTGGGGAGCCTCTCGTCGGCTCCATCCTGCGCATCGACACCCTCCGGGGCTCTTTTCGAACAGTCCCGGTCAACCGCAACCCCAACTGCCCCGTGTGCTCCGAGGAGGCGACCATTACGACGCTGGTGGACCAAAGCCTTGTCTGCAGCGAATAA
- a CDS encoding NIL domain-containing protein — MAIIRVQLTFPQESVKRPVIYEIGKEFDVVTNVRRANVTATSGWVVLELSGEREEIERALEGFKSRGVRVDPVEGDVVSP; from the coding sequence ATGGCCATCATCCGTGTGCAGCTTACCTTTCCTCAAGAGTCAGTCAAGCGGCCCGTCATTTACGAGATCGGAAAAGAGTTCGATGTGGTAACGAACGTCCGACGGGCCAACGTCACGGCGACCTCGGGGTGGGTGGTGCTCGAGCTAAGCGGCGAGCGGGAAGAGATCGAGCGGGCCCTCGAAGGCTTTAAATCCCGTGGGGTGAGAGTCGATCCGGTTGAGGGTGATGTGGTCAGTCCATGA
- a CDS encoding M67 family metallopeptidase, with the protein MLRVPSSIVEAMFDHAKKEAPNECCGLLTGKDGLATHHYPATNADSSPTTYSIESRQLFEIHRAARDAGLDILSVYHSHTMTRAYPSPTDVNRAFWNGTELETYPGCIHLIISLAEGDEPVLRGFRIPSRETIEEVPVTIIRDTT; encoded by the coding sequence ATGTTACGGGTTCCAAGCTCTATCGTTGAGGCCATGTTCGACCACGCTAAGAAAGAGGCTCCTAATGAATGTTGCGGCCTTCTTACGGGCAAGGACGGGCTGGCTACACACCACTACCCGGCGACGAACGCCGATAGCAGCCCCACCACATACTCCATCGAGTCGCGTCAGCTCTTTGAGATTCATCGGGCTGCTCGCGACGCTGGGCTAGATATTTTGAGCGTCTATCACTCTCACACCATGACCAGGGCGTACCCGTCACCAACCGACGTCAACCGGGCCTTCTGGAATGGGACCGAGCTGGAGACATACCCCGGGTGCATTCACCTGATCATTTCGCTGGCCGAGGGTGACGAGCCCGTCCTCAGGGGTTTTCGTATCCCCTCTCGAGAGACCATCGAAGAGGTTCCCGTCACGATTATCAGAGACACCACGTAA